A single window of Rhizobium sp. SL42 DNA harbors:
- a CDS encoding type II secretion system F family protein: MFGIDPTILAIVMLAAISTGAVAYGLLYTRIETDKKTATRISRVKAAETDLNQVKAARDRVQEISKRRKSVQDSLKELEKKQEKSKKAKQTSLKGRLTQANLPLTPAHFYMLSVVLGLVVLVATFLMGMPPLVVGGMSFVAIIGLPRWILGFLIKRRQKQFINEFPNSLDVMTRSIRSGLPLNDAIRMIAADGQEPVKTEFRRVVDSQQMGLSVPEACARMYQTMQLSEISFFAIVIAIQGQAGGNLSEALANLSRVLRDRKKMRAKVSALSMEAKASAAIIGALPFIVAFLVYMTSPAYIMILFTDSRGHMILGASAVWMSIGLLVMRNMINFDI; encoded by the coding sequence ATGTTCGGTATCGATCCGACCATACTGGCCATCGTCATGCTCGCCGCGATCTCGACCGGCGCGGTGGCCTATGGCCTGCTGTATACCCGTATCGAAACTGACAAGAAGACCGCGACCCGGATCAGCCGGGTGAAGGCTGCCGAAACGGACCTCAACCAGGTGAAGGCGGCGCGCGACCGAGTGCAGGAAATCTCCAAACGGCGAAAGTCCGTGCAGGATTCGCTGAAGGAGCTGGAAAAGAAGCAGGAGAAATCGAAGAAGGCCAAGCAGACCAGCCTGAAGGGCCGGCTGACCCAGGCCAACCTGCCGCTCACGCCTGCGCATTTCTACATGCTGAGCGTCGTGCTCGGGCTCGTGGTGCTGGTCGCCACGTTCCTGATGGGCATGCCGCCGCTGGTCGTCGGCGGAATGAGCTTCGTCGCCATCATTGGCCTGCCCCGCTGGATCCTCGGCTTCCTGATCAAGCGTCGGCAGAAGCAGTTCATCAACGAGTTCCCCAACTCGCTCGACGTGATGACCCGCTCCATTCGCTCCGGCCTGCCGCTCAACGACGCCATCCGGATGATCGCGGCGGATGGGCAGGAACCGGTGAAGACCGAGTTTCGGCGGGTCGTCGATTCGCAGCAGATGGGTCTCAGCGTGCCGGAAGCCTGCGCGCGCATGTACCAGACCATGCAACTGTCCGAGATCAGCTTCTTTGCCATTGTGATCGCCATCCAGGGTCAGGCGGGCGGCAATCTTTCCGAAGCGCTCGCCAACCTGTCGCGCGTGCTGCGCGACCGCAAGAAGATGCGGGCGAAGGTCAGCGCGCTGTCGATGGAAGCCAAGGCCTCTGCGGCGATCATCGGCGCCCTGCCATTCATCGTCGCCTTCCTCGTCTACATGACGTCACCCGCCTATATCATGATCCTTTTCACCGACTCGCGTGGACACATGATCCTCGGCGCATCCGCCGTGTGGATGAGCATCGGACTGCTGGTGATGCGCAACATGATCAACTTCGACATATAG
- a CDS encoding CpaF family protein, translating to MFGKRGGEGFGKGGSGIGTIPAQPPAASSAGRSATSLLEPGSAEAGNRQQVNPPPLQAPSRKRPPRAEDYYDTKSQVFSALIDTIDLSQLAKLDGESAREEIRDIVNDIITIKNFAMSISEQEELLEDICNDVLGYGPLEPLLARDDIADIMVNGAGQTFIEVGGKTIESEIRFRDNSQLLSICQRIVSQVGRRVDESSPICDARLPDGSRVNVIAPPLAIDGPALTIRKFKKDKLNLAQLVKFGAITPEGAEVLQIIGRVRCNVVISGGTGSGKTTLLNCLTGFIDSDERIITCEDTAELQLQQPHVVRLETRPPNIEGEGEITMRDLVKNCLRMRPERIIVGEVRGPEVFDLLQAMNTGHDGSMGTIHANTPRECLSRMESMIAMGGFTLPAKTVREIISGSIDVIIQAARLRDGSRRITHITEVIGMEGDVIITQDLMRYEIEGEDAHGKIIGRHMSTGIGKPHFWDRARYYNEDRRLAASLDAMEQKSKGI from the coding sequence ATGTTTGGCAAACGCGGCGGTGAGGGTTTCGGCAAAGGCGGATCGGGCATTGGCACGATACCGGCGCAGCCCCCGGCTGCCAGTTCGGCAGGACGATCCGCGACAAGCCTGCTGGAGCCCGGCAGCGCGGAGGCCGGCAACCGGCAGCAGGTGAACCCGCCGCCGCTGCAGGCCCCGAGCCGCAAGCGCCCGCCCCGCGCGGAAGACTACTACGATACCAAGAGCCAGGTTTTTTCGGCCCTGATCGATACGATCGACCTGTCGCAGTTGGCCAAACTCGACGGCGAGAGCGCGCGCGAGGAAATTCGCGATATCGTCAACGACATCATCACAATCAAGAATTTCGCGATGTCGATCTCCGAGCAGGAAGAACTGCTCGAAGACATCTGCAACGACGTTCTGGGTTACGGTCCGCTCGAGCCGCTGCTGGCGCGCGACGATATCGCCGATATCATGGTCAACGGCGCCGGCCAGACCTTCATCGAAGTGGGTGGCAAGACGATCGAGTCGGAAATCCGTTTCCGCGACAATTCACAGCTTCTGTCGATCTGCCAGCGCATCGTCAGCCAGGTCGGCCGTCGCGTCGACGAATCGAGCCCGATCTGCGACGCCCGCCTGCCCGACGGATCGCGTGTCAACGTCATCGCGCCGCCGCTGGCGATCGACGGCCCGGCGTTGACCATTCGTAAATTCAAGAAGGACAAGCTCAACCTCGCCCAGCTGGTGAAATTCGGCGCGATCACGCCGGAAGGTGCCGAGGTGCTGCAGATCATCGGGCGTGTCCGCTGCAACGTCGTCATTTCCGGCGGCACCGGCTCCGGCAAGACGACGCTTTTGAACTGCCTTACCGGCTTTATCGACAGCGACGAACGCATCATCACCTGCGAAGACACCGCCGAACTCCAGCTGCAGCAGCCGCATGTGGTTCGGCTCGAAACCCGTCCGCCGAACATCGAAGGCGAAGGCGAGATCACCATGCGCGATCTCGTCAAGAACTGCCTGCGTATGCGCCCCGAACGCATCATCGTCGGCGAAGTGCGCGGACCGGAGGTCTTCGACCTTTTGCAGGCGATGAACACCGGCCACGACGGCTCCATGGGCACGATCCACGCCAATACGCCGCGCGAATGCCTTTCCCGTATGGAATCGATGATCGCCATGGGCGGTTTCACGCTGCCGGCGAAAACCGTGCGCGAGATCATTTCCGGTTCGATCGACGTGATCATCCAGGCCGCCCGACTGCGCGACGGCTCGCGCCGCATTACGCACATCACCGAGGTGATCGGCATGGAAGGCGACGTGATCATCACCCAGGACCTGATGCGCTACGAAATCGAAGGCGAAGATGCGCATGGCAAGATCATCGGCCGACACATGTCGACCGGTATCGGCAAGCCGCATTTTTGGGACCGCGCCCGCTATTACAACGAAGATCGCAGGCTTGCCGCGTCCCTCGACGCCATGGAACAGAAGTCGAAGGGGATTTGA
- a CDS encoding AAA family ATPase — MSAIDYEFEEGPGGSRGSAEPVVSGDVEALRPLPRISVHAFCLSDSVQRVMEQCANDRRMARVSLRITHGNIAAAANMFASTPTPNLIILETEAAPAHLLAELAPLAEVCDPSSRVIIVGRHNDIALYRELMRSGISEYIVAPFSMADIMSAIAGIFVDPEAEPLGKSIAFIGAKGGVGSSTIAHNCAFGISTLFSTETVLADLDLPFGTANIDFDQDPALGMAEAVFSPERLDEVFLDRLLANCSRNLSLLAAPSMLDRGYDYESGAFQPILELLQRSAPVTVLDLPHSWSDWTRSVLSDADEIVITCAPDLANLRNAKNMVDALKKLRPNDKAPHLVLNQVGMPKRPEISPQDFFEPLEIEPVAIIPFDAMLFGTATNSGRMISEMDAKSPTAETFSQLAHLVTGRATIKKPKKAGLGSLIGKLRKK, encoded by the coding sequence ATGAGTGCGATCGATTACGAATTCGAGGAAGGACCCGGCGGCAGCCGCGGGTCGGCGGAGCCGGTCGTTTCCGGCGATGTCGAAGCCCTGCGACCGCTGCCTCGCATTTCGGTGCACGCCTTCTGCCTCAGCGACAGCGTGCAGCGGGTGATGGAGCAATGCGCCAATGACCGGCGCATGGCACGGGTCAGCCTGCGCATCACGCATGGCAATATCGCGGCGGCGGCGAACATGTTCGCCTCGACGCCGACACCAAACCTGATCATCCTCGAAACCGAGGCCGCACCGGCTCACCTTCTGGCCGAGCTTGCGCCGCTGGCCGAGGTCTGCGACCCGAGTTCGCGCGTGATCATTGTCGGACGGCACAACGATATCGCGCTCTACCGGGAGCTGATGCGCAGCGGCATTTCCGAATATATCGTCGCGCCGTTCTCGATGGCCGACATCATGAGCGCCATTGCCGGTATCTTCGTCGATCCGGAAGCGGAGCCGCTTGGCAAGAGCATCGCCTTTATCGGCGCAAAGGGCGGTGTCGGCTCCTCGACGATCGCCCACAACTGCGCCTTCGGCATCTCGACCCTGTTTTCGACCGAGACCGTGCTTGCGGATCTCGACCTGCCTTTCGGCACGGCGAATATCGATTTCGACCAGGATCCGGCGCTTGGCATGGCGGAAGCCGTGTTTTCCCCCGAACGCCTTGACGAAGTCTTCCTCGACCGCCTGCTGGCCAATTGCTCGCGCAACCTGTCACTGCTGGCAGCGCCCTCGATGCTGGATCGCGGATACGACTATGAGAGCGGCGCATTCCAGCCTATTCTCGAGCTGTTGCAGCGCAGCGCACCGGTCACCGTTCTCGACCTGCCGCACAGCTGGTCGGACTGGACCCGTTCCGTGCTGTCGGATGCCGACGAGATCGTCATCACCTGCGCGCCGGATCTCGCCAACCTGCGCAACGCCAAGAACATGGTCGACGCACTGAAGAAACTGCGGCCGAACGACAAGGCTCCGCATCTTGTGCTCAACCAGGTGGGCATGCCCAAGCGTCCGGAAATCTCGCCGCAGGACTTTTTCGAACCGCTCGAAATCGAACCGGTGGCGATCATTCCCTTCGATGCAATGCTGTTCGGCACGGCAACCAACAGCGGCCGGATGATTTCGGAGATGGACGCCAAATCGCCAACGGCAGAGACCTTTTCTCAGCTAGCGCATCTGGTGACCGGCAGAGCAACGATCAAGAAGCCGAAGAAGGCGGGTCTCGGCTCGCTCATCGGCAAACTTCGCAAGAAGTAA
- a CDS encoding CpaD family pilus assembly protein — MTHTTLHAKESQPAMAPDSKNRSLYRIAMTALMIGTSAVLAGCGTNKDNMSTGAIPDDYRTRHPITLNEVEHTLDIPIASGDRSLSNGVQDSIGGFATDYLSTSSGSIQIMLPHGSANAGAAANVRAQIRKVLTTKGVKANRIIETSYQASATGDAAPVRLSYVAITAVTNQCGEWPEDLQNNTFSNKNYHNFGCATQSNLAAQIANPMDLVTPRAMAPIDATRRSTVIGLYREGSDTSTE; from the coding sequence ATGACACACACCACGCTGCACGCCAAGGAAAGCCAGCCAGCCATGGCCCCAGATAGCAAGAACCGCAGCCTGTATCGCATCGCGATGACGGCCCTGATGATCGGCACATCCGCCGTGCTTGCCGGATGCGGCACGAACAAGGACAATATGTCGACGGGGGCGATCCCCGATGACTATCGCACCCGCCATCCGATCACGCTGAACGAAGTCGAACATACGCTCGACATTCCGATTGCCTCCGGCGATCGCAGCCTTTCGAACGGGGTGCAGGATTCGATCGGCGGCTTTGCCACGGACTATCTCTCCACCTCGTCGGGCAGCATCCAGATCATGCTGCCGCACGGCTCGGCCAATGCGGGCGCCGCCGCCAACGTTCGCGCGCAGATCCGCAAGGTGCTGACCACGAAGGGCGTGAAAGCGAACCGGATCATCGAGACCTCGTATCAGGCATCCGCCACCGGCGACGCTGCGCCCGTGCGCCTGAGCTATGTCGCGATCACGGCCGTGACCAACCAGTGCGGCGAGTGGCCCGAAGATCTGCAGAACAACACCTTCAGCAACAAGAACTATCACAATTTCGGTTGTGCCACGCAGAGCAACCTTGCCGCCCAGATCGCGAACCCAATGGACCTTGTCACGCCGAGAGCCATGGCGCCGATCGACGCGACGCGGCGCTCGACCGTAATCGGGCTTTACCGAGAAGGCAGTGACACCTCCACGGAATGA